In the Aliarcobacter cryaerophilus genome, one interval contains:
- the sufC gene encoding Fe-S cluster assembly ATPase SufC: protein MSTKNTLLKIEDLKVNINGNEILKGLNLEIKEGEIHALMGVNGAGKSTLVKTLAAHYDCEVTSGKVTFKKKDLLQMDVTTRANEGIFMSFQSPVEVAGVNNSYFLRTAMNAKRAYEGKDELDAMEFLKLVKEETNKFDIDRKLLQRDLNDGFSGGEKKRNELVQLLMLNPDLIMLDEIDSGLDVDAIKIVANVINSMLDGKKSILMITHYDRLLELIKPDFVHILSDGKIAKTGDYSLALELDEKGFEALGINNANS, encoded by the coding sequence AGATTTTAAAAGGATTAAATTTAGAGATTAAAGAGGGTGAAATTCACGCTTTAATGGGTGTAAATGGAGCTGGAAAATCTACTTTAGTTAAAACACTTGCTGCTCATTATGACTGTGAAGTTACTAGTGGTAAAGTTACATTTAAAAAGAAAGATTTGCTACAAATGGATGTAACAACTAGAGCAAATGAAGGTATTTTTATGAGTTTTCAAAGTCCTGTAGAAGTTGCTGGAGTAAATAATAGCTATTTTTTAAGAACTGCTATGAACGCAAAAAGAGCATATGAAGGTAAAGATGAACTAGATGCAATGGAGTTTTTAAAACTTGTAAAAGAAGAGACAAATAAATTTGATATTGATAGAAAACTATTACAAAGAGATTTAAATGATGGCTTTAGTGGTGGAGAGAAAAAAAGAAACGAGCTTGTACAACTTCTAATGCTAAATCCAGATTTAATAATGCTAGATGAGATAGATAGTGGACTTGATGTTGATGCTATTAAAATTGTTGCAAATGTTATAAACTCAATGCTTGATGGAAAAAAATCTATTCTTATGATTACTCACTATGATAGACTTTTAGAGCTTATAAAACCAGATTTTGTACATATTTTAAGTGATGGAAAAATAGCTAAAACTGGAGATTATAGTTTAGCTTTAGAACTAGATGAGAAAGGTTTTGAAGCATTAGGAATAAATAATGCAAA